In a genomic window of Argonema galeatum A003/A1:
- a CDS encoding response regulator, translating into MKKAPRKFHLRTTLVVPFVLQIVAAVGLVGWFSFRNGQRAIDDLATQLNSEISVRINQHVSDYLNKSYNVLLLTYASVESGNLQLDDFQGLRRYFWRVVQKEELESYIYFGNEQGEFVGVERMEDNTAELRIRTSATAPIREIYLLDEFGDRQKLLKSAEYDPRTRPWYEAAKLAGKATWSPIFSSFSHENTSLVVSPVRPVYDSKDKLVGVLTINIPLRQITEFLKSLDISPNGQSFIIERSGDLVASSIITQPFTIKGEGKDREIERIRAIDSQNEAVSATVRYLKEHFGNFGAIDRSQNLKLKIQDSWYYVEVLPIQDGRGIDWLAVVVIPESDFMTQIYANTQHTLLLCSLALLSAIIVGILTARWITRPILQVSQASEEIATGNLDQHIRPSNIIEIEKLTNSFNSMAKQLKDSFATLEKQNEDLKDLDQLKNEFLANTSHELRTPLNGIIGIAESLIDGATGELSQTTQANLNLIVSSGRRLANLVNDILDFSKLRHKNLELQLKPVDLRSVTNVVITLLHPLTAHKSLQLLNSIAADLPPAEADEDRLQQILYNLVGNAIKFTPSGTVEVSAEVIDPPQPPLKRGEQDAAVPSLTKGEQDATVPSLTSTETDDRVPPFLRGVRGDRISYLAITISDTGIGIPEDKFERIFESFEQAEGSTARDYGGTGLGLAVTKKLVQLHGGEVIVKSKVGEGSQFTFTLPISSAKVEVSQQIAVIKNKRNLEFTTSITSPKLDQKTNTENQFKVLIVDDEPINRQVLINNLSLYNYAITEASNGQEALAVMEKGFIPDLILLDVMMPRMTGYEVAEKIRDRFPAYELPIVMLTAKNQVSDIVEGFESGANDYLSKPIQKQEMLARIKTHISLAKLTSAYGRFVPRNFLKFLGKESIIDVQLGDQVQQEMTIMFSDIRSFTTLSEAMTPQETFNFINSYLSRVSPVIRKHNGFIDKYIGDAIMALFPESANDAVQAAIAMQKEVENYNQDRHKMGYAPIAIGIGLHTGNLMLGTIGESERMETTVIADAVNLASRLEGLTKLYGAGILISHKTLCCLDYYQEQHFRFLDRVTVKGKKSAVAVFEVYDGDEPEQKRLKSQTQARFEVAVFLYYQQQFEEAQQIFQEVLQINPQDKAAMLYVKRCQQYQQYGVPERWEGITDLDFK; encoded by the coding sequence ATGAAAAAGGCTCCCCGCAAATTCCACCTCCGCACCACCCTGGTGGTTCCCTTTGTGCTGCAAATCGTTGCGGCTGTGGGACTGGTAGGGTGGTTTTCTTTTCGCAACGGACAGCGAGCGATCGACGATCTGGCGACTCAGTTGAATAGCGAAATTAGTGTCCGCATCAACCAGCACGTTTCCGATTATCTCAATAAATCCTATAACGTCCTGCTACTCACCTACGCAAGTGTCGAGAGCGGGAATTTACAGCTTGATGACTTTCAAGGATTGCGGCGCTATTTCTGGCGGGTGGTGCAGAAGGAAGAACTGGAGAGTTATATCTATTTTGGGAACGAGCAGGGCGAGTTTGTCGGCGTTGAACGCATGGAAGACAATACCGCTGAACTCAGAATTCGGACAAGCGCTACTGCACCCATTCGCGAAATTTACTTGCTAGACGAGTTTGGCGATCGGCAAAAGCTATTAAAGTCGGCTGAGTATGACCCCCGCACCCGCCCCTGGTATGAAGCTGCAAAGCTTGCTGGTAAAGCCACTTGGAGTCCGATATTTTCTTCCTTTTCCCACGAGAATACCTCTCTGGTGGTTTCTCCCGTCCGACCTGTTTACGACTCAAAGGATAAGCTGGTGGGGGTTTTGACTATCAACATCCCCTTGAGGCAAATTACAGAGTTTCTCAAAAGTTTAGACATTAGTCCTAACGGGCAGAGTTTTATTATTGAACGATCGGGCGATCTAGTTGCTAGCTCAATTATTACCCAGCCATTCACTATTAAAGGTGAGGGCAAAGACCGCGAGATCGAGCGTATAAGAGCAATTGACAGTCAAAATGAGGCGGTGAGTGCTACTGTCCGCTATTTAAAAGAGCATTTCGGCAACTTCGGTGCGATCGATCGCAGTCAAAACCTCAAGTTGAAAATCCAAGACTCATGGTACTACGTTGAGGTCTTGCCAATTCAGGATGGACGAGGCATTGATTGGCTAGCTGTGGTGGTTATCCCCGAATCCGACTTCATGACACAAATTTATGCCAACACCCAACACACGCTCCTGTTATGCAGCCTAGCATTGTTATCGGCAATTATCGTTGGCATTCTCACCGCACGCTGGATTACGCGCCCCATTTTGCAAGTCTCTCAAGCCTCTGAAGAAATTGCAACTGGTAATTTAGATCAGCACATTAGACCTAGCAATATCATCGAAATCGAAAAACTCACCAATTCATTCAATAGCATGGCAAAGCAACTCAAAGACTCCTTTGCCACCCTAGAGAAGCAAAACGAAGACTTAAAAGATCTCGACCAACTCAAAAACGAATTTCTTGCCAACACATCCCACGAACTCCGCACACCTCTCAACGGCATTATCGGTATTGCCGAATCCCTCATTGATGGCGCAACAGGAGAGTTATCCCAAACTACGCAAGCTAACCTCAACTTGATTGTCTCCAGCGGTCGCCGTTTGGCTAACTTAGTCAACGATATTCTCGACTTCTCGAAACTGAGGCACAAGAATTTAGAACTGCAACTCAAACCTGTAGATTTGCGATCGGTTACCAATGTAGTTATTACCCTGCTCCATCCCTTAACTGCCCACAAAAGTTTGCAACTGCTCAACTCTATTGCGGCTGATTTACCCCCGGCTGAAGCCGATGAAGATCGCCTGCAACAAATTTTGTATAATCTTGTCGGCAATGCCATTAAATTCACGCCTTCTGGCACGGTCGAGGTGTCAGCGGAAGTGATAGATCCCCCCCAACCCCCCTTAAAAAGGGGGGAGCAAGATGCGGCAGTTCCCTCCTTGACAAAGGGGGAGCAAGATGCGACAGTCCCCTCCTTGACAAGCACAGAGACAGATGATCGAGTCCCCCCCTTTTTAAGGGGGGTTAGGGGGGATCGAATTTCTTACTTAGCTATCACCATCTCCGACACAGGTATTGGTATTCCAGAAGATAAGTTCGAGCGCATATTTGAATCCTTTGAACAAGCTGAAGGCTCTACCGCCAGAGACTATGGCGGTACCGGACTGGGACTGGCCGTGACGAAAAAACTGGTTCAATTGCATGGAGGCGAAGTTATTGTTAAGTCTAAAGTGGGAGAAGGTTCGCAATTTACATTTACCTTACCCATTTCGAGTGCAAAAGTAGAAGTTTCGCAACAGATTGCTGTCATCAAAAACAAGCGTAACCTAGAGTTTACAACCTCAATCACAAGCCCAAAATTAGACCAAAAAACTAATACCGAAAACCAATTTAAAGTTTTGATTGTCGATGACGAACCCATTAATCGTCAGGTACTCATCAACAATCTTTCCCTGTACAATTACGCCATTACCGAGGCGAGTAACGGACAAGAAGCTTTGGCAGTTATGGAAAAAGGGTTTATCCCCGATTTGATCTTACTCGACGTGATGATGCCGCGCATGACAGGTTATGAAGTGGCTGAAAAAATCCGCGATCGCTTTCCCGCTTACGAACTTCCCATTGTCATGCTCACAGCGAAAAATCAAGTGTCAGATATCGTAGAGGGATTTGAATCAGGAGCCAATGATTATCTCTCTAAGCCGATTCAAAAACAAGAAATGCTAGCTCGCATCAAAACACATATTTCTCTCGCCAAACTGACTTCAGCCTACGGGCGATTTGTGCCGCGTAATTTTCTGAAATTTTTAGGAAAGGAAAGTATTATTGATGTTCAATTAGGCGACCAAGTACAGCAAGAAATGACAATAATGTTTTCTGATATTCGCTCTTTTACAACTTTATCAGAAGCAATGACACCGCAAGAGACGTTTAATTTTATCAACTCTTATTTAAGTCGAGTTAGTCCCGTCATTCGCAAGCATAATGGGTTTATTGATAAATATATTGGCGATGCGATTATGGCGTTGTTTCCTGAGTCGGCAAATGATGCGGTACAAGCGGCGATCGCCATGCAAAAAGAAGTAGAAAACTACAACCAAGATCGGCACAAAATGGGTTATGCACCAATTGCGATCGGCATTGGTTTGCACACGGGAAATTTAATGCTGGGAACGATTGGCGAATCAGAACGAATGGAAACAACAGTGATTGCTGATGCAGTTAATTTAGCCTCTCGTTTGGAAGGATTAACCAAGCTATACGGAGCGGGAATTTTAATCAGCCATAAAACCCTCTGTTGTCTCGATTATTATCAAGAACAACACTTCAGATTTTTGGATCGGGTGACGGTAAAAGGGAAAAAGTCAGCCGTCGCCGTCTTTGAAGTTTACGATGGAGATGAGCCAGAGCAAAAGCGATTAAAGAGTCAAACGCAGGCGCGGTTTGAAGTAGCTGTGTTTCTTTACTATCAGCAACAATTTGAGGAGGCGCAGCAAATTTTTCAGGAAGTTTTACAAATTAATCCGCAAGATAAGGCAGCCATGCTTTATGTGAAGCGCTGTCAGCAATATCAACAATATGGTGTACCGGAGAGATGGGAAGGTATAACTGATTTGGATTTCAAATAG
- a CDS encoding DUF928 domain-containing protein, with protein MFIQGKKIAFAITLATVISADFAIANPIAQTPPPAPKTGTSGRPQSGGATRPGESKCPNANTRPIAFMPDSLQTTLASPIFWFYVPYSPNDVDSFSFVILDEQDRYVIPPKNIKLSGTPGFISLSPPSQSFEVGKRYRWYFSIYCDPQNEEDRISWNGTLQRIASTSTENVDWYRPLLFLAERRRTNSIDPELKAEWDKLMESLNFSNISSQPLVPCCSLN; from the coding sequence ATGTTTATTCAGGGAAAAAAAATTGCTTTTGCGATTACTTTAGCAACTGTGATATCGGCTGATTTCGCGATCGCCAATCCGATCGCTCAAACACCGCCTCCAGCGCCAAAAACTGGTACTTCAGGAAGACCGCAGTCAGGTGGCGCAACCCGTCCTGGGGAATCAAAATGTCCCAATGCAAACACTCGCCCGATCGCCTTCATGCCTGATTCTTTACAAACTACATTGGCATCTCCTATTTTTTGGTTTTATGTTCCCTATTCACCTAATGATGTTGATTCTTTCAGTTTTGTAATTTTGGACGAACAGGATCGATATGTTATTCCACCAAAGAACATAAAATTATCTGGAACACCTGGATTTATTAGTTTGTCTCCCCCATCTCAATCGTTTGAAGTTGGCAAACGTTATCGCTGGTATTTCTCAATTTACTGCGATCCGCAAAACGAAGAAGATCGCATTTCTTGGAATGGAACTTTACAGCGAATTGCATCCACTTCCACAGAAAACGTTGATTGGTATCGTCCTCTGCTTTTTCTAGCCGAACGTCGCCGCACCAATTCGATCGATCCAGAACTTAAAGCTGAATGGGATAAATTGATGGAGTCGCTGAATTTTAGCAATATTTCTTCTCAGCCGCTCGTTCCTTGCTGTTCGCTTAATTAA
- a CDS encoding clan AA aspartic protease, giving the protein MIYGNVVGLQARIGVILRLPGGSDVEIEFVVDTGFEGALTLPPTTIAALGLPYLTQLNANLANDMNVVADVYVATVVWNGVERDIAVLAMGRRPLVGTALLEDYHLSVDFYEGGSVLVDDIL; this is encoded by the coding sequence ATGATATATGGAAATGTAGTTGGGCTTCAAGCACGAATTGGTGTTATTCTCCGTCTTCCAGGAGGCTCTGATGTAGAAATTGAGTTCGTTGTCGATACGGGTTTTGAAGGTGCCCTAACCTTACCGCCTACCACGATCGCTGCTCTGGGTTTGCCATATCTAACGCAACTCAATGCGAATCTAGCCAATGATATGAATGTTGTAGCAGATGTTTATGTGGCAACTGTTGTATGGAATGGTGTAGAACGTGACATCGCAGTTCTGGCAATGGGGCGTCGTCCGCTCGTTGGAACAGCACTTCTTGAGGACTATCACCTCAGTGTAGATTTCTATGAGGGTGGTTCGGTTCTGGTAGATGACATCTTGTAA
- a CDS encoding DUF1822 family protein, translating to MFSLNQGKTANFDLLCLQISPAYQQEAWQESEKQSNAIARHNAYLNYVSLKAFLTWLSEESEVQPSVWPSQNSLPAIWEVVNGTAIQLGETRLVLIPCDDADKSELCVPQEWVDIPNWVADYYIAVEVILDGDEDDCFLRVGGFTTHRQLKNKGRYNESDRTYSLPTESLTKNLTVMQATIGLCLQEKVPPLPTLSIAQIMNLLKILSDSSLYSPRLRVDIPFEEWAALLADEKSRQQLYNRRMGLLIPDFTPSQQPIVLKGWLQDIVEKGRNAVDDIWQTFETLYAQPEAVRSRVKSQTSSPDAIGPVISLLQPHQSDRIRRQAAGVIGEIGAGNRDAIEALIQLLKTTQDEETRWQASLSLGKIDPGNPLAGVKKARRIDMGMQLGGHRLGLIVAIRPKLEERIGVSLQVQPLDNSTKLPPNLKLSVLSESGETISGLETQARSDDEGRGKDEFLELRFSPPPRKLFRVRLSVDNLNITEDFIA from the coding sequence ATGTTTAGTTTAAATCAAGGAAAAACAGCTAATTTTGATTTACTCTGTTTGCAGATTTCGCCAGCATATCAACAAGAAGCATGGCAGGAATCTGAGAAACAATCGAATGCGATCGCGCGTCATAATGCTTATCTCAATTACGTTTCTTTAAAGGCTTTCCTCACTTGGTTATCAGAAGAATCTGAAGTTCAACCATCGGTATGGCCTAGTCAAAATAGCTTACCCGCTATTTGGGAAGTTGTCAACGGTACGGCAATTCAATTAGGCGAAACGCGACTGGTGTTAATTCCCTGCGATGATGCGGATAAGTCAGAGTTGTGCGTACCGCAAGAGTGGGTCGATATTCCTAATTGGGTGGCAGATTATTATATTGCTGTGGAGGTAATTCTGGATGGAGATGAGGATGATTGTTTCCTCAGAGTTGGGGGTTTTACTACTCATCGCCAGTTGAAAAATAAAGGCAGATATAATGAGAGCGATCGCACTTATTCTTTGCCAACAGAATCATTGACAAAAAACCTCACCGTCATGCAAGCAACAATTGGACTTTGTTTGCAAGAAAAAGTTCCACCATTGCCAACTTTGTCTATTGCACAGATAATGAATTTATTGAAGATTTTGAGCGATTCATCTCTCTATTCGCCGCGTCTGCGAGTCGATATTCCTTTTGAGGAGTGGGCCGCATTGTTAGCAGATGAAAAGTCGAGACAGCAACTATACAATCGGCGCATGGGTTTATTAATCCCAGACTTTACGCCCAGTCAACAGCCGATCGTCTTGAAGGGATGGTTACAGGATATAGTAGAAAAAGGTCGAAATGCAGTTGACGATATTTGGCAGACATTTGAAACCTTATATGCTCAACCAGAAGCCGTTCGGAGTCGGGTCAAGTCCCAAACTAGCTCTCCAGATGCGATCGGTCCCGTCATCAGTCTCTTACAACCTCATCAGTCCGATCGAATTCGCCGTCAAGCTGCTGGGGTTATAGGAGAAATTGGTGCTGGCAATCGAGATGCGATCGAAGCTTTAATTCAATTATTAAAAACAACTCAGGATGAAGAAACTCGTTGGCAAGCAAGTCTAAGCTTGGGAAAAATTGACCCCGGTAACCCCTTGGCGGGTGTAAAAAAAGCGAGGCGAATTGACATGGGAATGCAGTTAGGAGGTCACAGGTTAGGTTTAATAGTTGCGATTAGACCTAAACTAGAAGAAAGAATTGGAGTGTCTTTGCAAGTGCAACCGCTGGACAATTCAACTAAACTACCTCCAAATCTTAAACTGAGCGTGCTTTCAGAGTCAGGAGAAACTATTTCTGGCTTAGAAACGCAAGCTAGAAGTGATGATGAAGGTCGGGGTAAAGATGAATTCCTTGAATTACGCTTTAGTCCACCGCCGCGAAAACTGTTTCGGGTTCGTCTTTCTGTTGATAATTTGAATATAACTGAGGATTTTATTGCTTAA
- a CDS encoding sigma factor-like helix-turn-helix DNA-binding protein codes for MSNFFIKDSIPRLPERSNNIDRFSMYLMLDNCNGRMVIQWKCRLHLKRNLELYEAEDPQFAKLCRQQDKGRGIAEYWVKVVQSATGEIKSRKLALEHLAAYFESTCYQAAKKVRSQSSDRAWDEYLYIARKMVYNFDNFAQVLERYDDSQRANLDTYIQDILEKTIKSEVTVGKFSRWRLLYKKPDKDLKEALEITKYGQLQVSQYLFARKYFKQVYLINKVQNPSRQAGQKWPLPDLADFNEAAKYYNAEKSLPSAPHEVSASSGMVTGEQIKQWMESCIEALQKYSVNSIDAVSIEFLNESGIEIKAEESNEVDSHSFWDAVDSEDLINRTDVAFREEIENIKAKVDLRIQQRKLQIHHKKIPNIYYGVGLSQTQIANILGITQGNIARHINSYYEVPLLEKLAAISQANKWVNPSVSRWLVKDYASPLHSDLIQATLVEAINKLTPEYREVLQLRYGHNLTEKQISARYCIMEVEVNQRINEAQICLESALLKVIEEWLDKYVKSWLYRFYKLSIYSALNSALANLSNDCKEVVNYRYYLRRTEEQTAVQLNLNENQVNERVYLAKIELRDSLLKWIIGNLDVSLEKESELAKVNILVQEWLQILYKSN; via the coding sequence ATGTCTAACTTTTTTATCAAAGACAGCATCCCCAGGTTGCCAGAACGATCGAATAATATCGATCGATTTTCCATGTATCTCATGCTCGATAACTGCAATGGACGCATGGTAATTCAGTGGAAATGTCGTCTGCATTTGAAACGTAACTTGGAGTTATATGAAGCGGAAGATCCACAGTTTGCTAAGTTATGCCGCCAGCAAGATAAAGGTAGAGGTATCGCAGAGTATTGGGTGAAAGTAGTGCAGTCTGCGACAGGGGAAATAAAGAGCAGAAAATTAGCTTTGGAACACTTGGCTGCCTATTTTGAATCAACCTGTTATCAAGCGGCTAAAAAAGTGCGATCGCAATCTAGCGATCGCGCTTGGGACGAATACCTCTATATTGCTAGAAAAATGGTTTACAATTTTGATAATTTTGCCCAAGTTTTAGAAAGATACGATGACTCCCAACGAGCGAATCTAGATACTTATATCCAAGATATTTTAGAAAAAACTATTAAATCTGAAGTAACTGTGGGAAAATTCTCTCGTTGGCGTCTCTTGTATAAAAAACCTGACAAAGATCTCAAAGAAGCTCTAGAAATAACAAAATACGGACAATTGCAGGTTTCTCAATATCTATTTGCTCGTAAATATTTCAAACAAGTTTATTTAATTAATAAAGTTCAAAATCCCTCCAGACAAGCTGGACAAAAATGGCCTTTACCCGATCTAGCAGATTTCAACGAAGCTGCTAAATACTACAATGCTGAAAAATCCCTCCCTTCCGCACCCCATGAAGTATCTGCCAGTTCGGGAATGGTAACTGGAGAACAAATTAAACAATGGATGGAAAGTTGTATAGAAGCATTGCAAAAGTATTCGGTCAATTCAATTGATGCTGTTTCTATTGAATTCCTCAATGAATCTGGTATTGAAATCAAAGCTGAAGAATCTAACGAAGTAGATTCGCATAGTTTCTGGGATGCGGTTGACTCGGAAGATTTGATTAATCGAACTGATGTTGCTTTTCGGGAAGAAATCGAAAATATTAAAGCTAAGGTCGATCTGCGAATTCAGCAACGAAAGCTGCAAATTCACCATAAGAAAATACCCAATATTTATTATGGTGTAGGACTAAGCCAAACGCAAATAGCAAATATATTGGGCATCACTCAAGGTAATATTGCTCGTCATATTAACAGTTACTATGAAGTTCCTCTCCTAGAAAAGTTAGCTGCTATTTCTCAAGCAAACAAATGGGTTAACCCATCAGTATCCCGCTGGTTAGTGAAAGATTACGCATCTCCTTTGCACTCGGATTTGATTCAAGCAACTTTAGTTGAAGCTATCAACAAGCTTACACCAGAATATCGAGAAGTATTACAATTGCGTTATGGACATAATTTAACTGAAAAGCAAATTTCTGCGCGGTACTGCATAATGGAGGTAGAAGTTAACCAAAGAATAAATGAAGCTCAGATTTGTTTGGAGTCGGCGCTATTAAAGGTAATCGAGGAATGGTTGGATAAATATGTAAAATCCTGGCTTTACAGATTTTACAAGCTCAGCATTTACTCTGCTTTGAATTCCGCACTCGCCAATCTTTCCAACGATTGCAAAGAGGTTGTGAATTATCGATATTACCTGCGACGAACTGAAGAACAAACGGCGGTGCAACTGAATTTAAACGAGAATCAGGTTAATGAAAGAGTCTACTTAGCTAAGATAGAATTACGGGATAGCCTTCTGAAGTGGATTATAGGAAATCTGGATGTCTCGCTAGAGAAGGAATCAGAATTAGCTAAAGTTAATATTCTCGTGCAAGAATGGTTGCAAATTTTGTACAAATCTAACTAA
- a CDS encoding CHASE2 domain-containing protein: MGKVAVLKIRSDDLKQGFLVSLQICQDDGLPLSEIEGARLPTHPDIESCYLMWQTFFRGLKSRGHDDWEVESSFTMQRSTIEGVDACREWVKSLETNMQDWLQESSDRKWQQIREKLVGELANNSQDVRVMIKANPSLWKLPWHTWDLLKYYPDLGISFSPEDYNREEISRRKGSDNKVNILAIFGDDGNIDLQPDRLVIANLKGARTEVLNQPTASDFIKKVRSESGWDILFFAGHSETKDNVGRIYISKDESLEIEQFKNALKSAINNGLKIAIFNSCEGLGLAEQIAKLQIPVAVFMQEKVPDRVAQSFLKEFLTEYAKGQPLQTAFRRAQSRLEEFTTLPGATWLPKLYQNLGETPPTWEELRDKKKPIPLPIPPPSRPSKPKLQTVFIASFIVTSLVMGVRSIGWLQSWELQAYDAMMRMRPSEPPDPRLLIVGADKEDIDKYNYPLRDGTLAKVIDKLQQHQPIAIGLDIYRNLPVPPGYAAMIAHFQQNKRLIAVCKYKANEESVDPPPKIPVEQIGFSNLPLDEYNIVRRYFLSRSPNTISDFESCKTNYSFGFQLAYRYLYAKKIPVQTPENNWQFGNIILKRLGTRSGGYQNLDGMSNQTLLNYRASSQIAQQVTVRDILNDRFEPSWVKDKIVLIGVIADSVKDPYNTPYGIKRGLYVHAHAISEILSAVEDKRPLLRWLPLWGDAIWIGFWSLIGGGIVWFLYSSPLRLWLAISISIAILYALCFGLFIQGFWLPLVPSAFALLVTRIAIVFRITLPTKKGE, from the coding sequence ATGGGAAAAGTAGCGGTTCTTAAAATTAGGTCTGACGACTTGAAACAGGGATTTTTAGTTTCGTTACAAATCTGCCAAGACGATGGACTTCCCCTGTCGGAAATTGAAGGTGCCAGACTCCCAACTCACCCAGATATTGAAAGTTGCTATTTGATGTGGCAGACATTCTTTCGGGGACTGAAATCGCGTGGTCATGATGATTGGGAAGTTGAGTCAAGTTTTACGATGCAGCGTTCTACAATTGAGGGAGTAGATGCTTGTCGGGAATGGGTGAAATCATTAGAAACCAATATGCAAGATTGGCTGCAAGAGTCGTCCGATCGCAAGTGGCAACAAATACGAGAAAAATTAGTAGGAGAGTTAGCTAATAATTCTCAAGACGTTCGCGTGATGATTAAAGCTAATCCTAGCTTGTGGAAACTTCCTTGGCATACGTGGGATTTGTTGAAGTATTACCCCGATCTGGGAATTAGTTTTAGTCCTGAAGACTACAATCGAGAAGAAATTAGTAGAAGGAAAGGGAGTGATAATAAAGTTAATATTTTAGCCATTTTTGGAGACGATGGTAATATCGATTTGCAACCCGATCGGCTGGTAATTGCTAATCTAAAAGGTGCAAGAACAGAAGTTTTAAACCAACCAACAGCGTCAGATTTTATTAAAAAGGTGCGGTCAGAGTCAGGGTGGGATATCTTGTTTTTTGCTGGTCATAGCGAGACTAAAGACAATGTGGGTAGAATTTATATTAGTAAAGATGAAAGTTTGGAAATAGAACAATTTAAGAATGCGTTAAAATCGGCTATTAATAACGGATTAAAGATCGCGATTTTTAATTCTTGTGAGGGATTAGGATTAGCGGAACAGATTGCTAAATTACAAATTCCGGTAGCGGTTTTCATGCAGGAAAAAGTACCCGATCGGGTTGCACAATCTTTCTTAAAAGAATTTTTGACCGAATATGCTAAGGGACAACCTTTGCAAACCGCATTTCGACGCGCTCAAAGTAGGTTGGAAGAATTTACAACTTTACCTGGTGCAACTTGGTTGCCAAAGCTGTATCAAAATTTAGGGGAAACGCCACCGACTTGGGAAGAGTTGCGAGATAAAAAGAAACCAATTCCCCTACCAATTCCCCCACCTTCTCGTCCGTCAAAACCCAAGCTGCAAACGGTTTTTATTGCGAGTTTTATAGTAACTAGCTTGGTGATGGGAGTGCGATCGATCGGATGGTTGCAATCCTGGGAGTTGCAGGCGTATGATGCGATGATGAGAATGCGACCATCCGAACCGCCAGACCCTCGCTTGTTAATTGTTGGTGCAGATAAAGAAGATATTGACAAATACAATTATCCGCTACGCGATGGAACACTTGCCAAAGTGATAGACAAACTTCAGCAACATCAACCGATCGCGATCGGTTTAGATATCTATCGCAATTTACCAGTACCACCCGGTTATGCCGCAATGATCGCTCATTTTCAGCAAAACAAACGCTTGATTGCTGTATGTAAATATAAAGCAAATGAAGAAAGTGTTGACCCCCCACCTAAAATCCCTGTTGAACAAATTGGTTTTAGTAACTTACCGCTGGACGAATACAATATTGTCCGGCGCTATTTCTTATCCCGCAGCCCAAATACTATTTCTGATTTTGAGTCTTGCAAGACAAACTATTCCTTTGGCTTTCAACTGGCGTATCGATACCTGTATGCTAAAAAAATTCCAGTCCAAACACCCGAAAATAATTGGCAGTTTGGTAATATTATTTTAAAACGTTTAGGAACAAGAAGTGGCGGGTATCAAAACTTAGATGGAATGAGTAACCAAACGCTGCTGAATTATCGCGCTTCTTCCCAAATTGCCCAGCAAGTAACGGTAAGAGATATTTTAAACGATCGCTTTGAGCCTAGTTGGGTAAAAGATAAAATTGTGCTGATTGGCGTTATTGCTGACAGCGTAAAAGACCCTTACAATACACCTTACGGCATCAAGCGAGGGCTATACGTTCACGCACACGCGATCAGCGAAATTTTAAGTGCTGTGGAGGATAAGCGCCCTTTGTTGCGTTGGTTACCCTTGTGGGGCGATGCAATTTGGATTGGGTTTTGGTCGCTGATTGGTGGAGGAATCGTTTGGTTTCTGTATTCGTCACCGCTACGTTTATGGCTAGCAATTAGTATTTCGATCGCTATTTTATATGCACTTTGTTTTGGATTGTTTATCCAAGGCTTTTGGCTACCGCTTGTTCCCTCAGCATTTGCTTTACTGGTAACTAGGATAGCGATAGTATTTCGCATTACATTGCCAACTAAAAAAGGAGAATAA
- the trxA gene encoding thioredoxin codes for MGTATFIQDETEFDTLLANESLLVVDCTASWCGPCKLVAPLMDRLAEEYSDRAKVFKLDLDSNKALAKRFEIKSIPAVMLFKQGERVETIVGVKPYEDFSSAVARQLE; via the coding sequence ATGGGTACAGCTACCTTCATTCAAGACGAAACTGAATTTGATACGCTCCTAGCAAACGAATCGCTGCTTGTGGTGGACTGCACAGCGAGTTGGTGCGGGCCTTGTAAACTGGTCGCTCCCCTCATGGATCGACTAGCTGAAGAATATAGCGATCGGGCCAAGGTCTTCAAGCTAGACCTTGATTCTAATAAGGCTCTAGCCAAACGATTTGAGATCAAAAGCATTCCGGCGGTCATGCTCTTTAAGCAAGGCGAACGGGTCGAAACAATTGTCGGAGTCAAACCCTACGAAGATTTCAGCAGCGCAGTGGCGCGACAACTAGAGTAG